In a genomic window of Alteromonas gilva:
- a CDS encoding ABC transporter permease → MIRILLRYLILFSLTFLTLSALSFSLIYLFPADPITTLTGITAQNSVQHEVLVKQYHLNDTYLVQFGHYLGELFNGNWGVSLFSGEPLLDEIMQALPATIELSSYAMFIVLVVGIPLGCYSGLKAYTGSDYTINSLSVMVNSIPVVWLAVLFILTFSLQFGWLPLSGRINLLFNIPNQTGFLFVDILLTDNIDRARALQDAFLHLILPTLSVAFISTASMVRITRRSIIDVLTQPYIIAARSKGLTSRQIFFRHVLRNALLPALPLMAMQITTLITNAMIVETMFSWPGIGSWLIQAIYQRDYSALRMGMLAVSTLVVMITIAIDLFNRLIDPSREKYESVTI, encoded by the coding sequence GTGATTAGAATCCTGCTGCGCTACTTAATTTTATTTAGTCTGACGTTTCTGACGCTCAGCGCATTGTCTTTTTCACTGATTTACTTATTCCCAGCCGATCCTATCACTACATTGACCGGCATTACTGCGCAAAATAGCGTACAACATGAAGTATTGGTGAAGCAGTACCACCTTAACGACACCTATTTGGTGCAGTTTGGCCATTATCTCGGCGAGCTGTTTAACGGCAACTGGGGCGTCAGCTTATTTTCCGGCGAGCCATTGTTAGACGAAATCATGCAGGCCTTACCTGCCACCATAGAACTCAGCTCCTACGCTATGTTCATTGTGCTGGTAGTTGGGATCCCCCTGGGTTGCTACAGTGGCTTAAAAGCCTATACAGGCTCCGATTACACCATAAATTCGCTCAGTGTAATGGTTAACTCAATCCCGGTTGTGTGGCTGGCCGTGCTGTTCATTTTAACCTTTAGCCTGCAGTTTGGCTGGTTACCCCTGTCGGGCAGAATTAACTTGCTGTTTAATATTCCTAACCAGACCGGCTTTCTGTTTGTCGATATTTTACTGACCGACAATATCGACAGAGCCAGAGCCTTACAGGATGCCTTTTTGCACCTTATTTTGCCGACCCTGTCCGTGGCGTTTATTTCTACCGCATCCATGGTTCGCATTACGCGACGTTCTATTATCGATGTACTTACTCAGCCTTATATTATTGCTGCCCGTTCAAAAGGGTTAACCAGCCGACAAATATTTTTCCGCCATGTGCTACGCAATGCGCTATTGCCAGCGCTGCCGTTAATGGCGATGCAAATTACCACCTTAATCACCAATGCAATGATAGTGGAAACCATGTTTTCCTGGCCAGGCATAGGCAGTTGGCTGATTCAGGCAATTTATCAGCGTGATTATTCAGCGCTGCGAATGGGTATGCTCGCGGTATCAACCTTAGTTGTCATGATCACCATTGCCATTGATCTATTTAATCGCTTAATCGATCCAAGCAGGGAAAAGTACGAAAGTGTCACGATTTAG
- a CDS encoding sodium ion-translocating decarboxylase subunit beta gives MEQLAILWDSTALAHFESGQVIMMAVGALLLYLAIVKKFEPLLLFPIGFGAILTNIPLAGFSEPGGMLYYIYEVGIDTGVFPLLIFMGVGAMTDFGALIANPRMLLLGAAAQFGIFATLFGAIALNVIPGFDFSLKDASAIAIIGGADGPTAIFLASRLAPELLGAIAVAAYSYMALVPIIQPPIMKALTTPEERKIEMAQLRHVSAKEKILFPLAVLFLTILFLPSATPLVGMFCFGNLMKECGVVERLSKTAQNELINIVTIFLGLAVGSKLSADKFLTVETLGILGLGAVAFAIGTATGVLMAKAMSKASGGTINPLIGAAGVSAVPMAARVVNKVGLEANPHNFLLMHAMGPNVAGVLGSAVAAGVLLALVG, from the coding sequence ATGGAACAATTAGCTATTTTATGGGACAGCACGGCGCTGGCCCATTTTGAGTCGGGCCAGGTGATTATGATGGCCGTTGGGGCATTGTTGCTGTACCTGGCCATTGTCAAAAAGTTTGAGCCACTGCTGTTATTTCCGATCGGGTTTGGCGCCATTCTCACCAATATCCCGCTGGCGGGCTTTAGTGAACCGGGCGGCATGTTGTATTACATCTATGAAGTTGGCATTGATACCGGCGTATTTCCGTTGCTCATTTTTATGGGCGTAGGGGCAATGACCGATTTTGGCGCTTTGATTGCCAATCCGCGTATGCTTTTGCTGGGCGCAGCGGCGCAGTTTGGTATCTTTGCCACGTTGTTCGGGGCAATCGCGCTGAATGTGATCCCGGGCTTTGATTTTAGCCTTAAAGATGCGTCTGCGATTGCCATTATCGGCGGCGCTGATGGGCCAACGGCTATATTTTTAGCCTCACGTCTGGCCCCGGAACTACTCGGTGCGATAGCCGTTGCTGCCTATTCCTATATGGCCTTAGTACCGATTATTCAGCCGCCTATTATGAAGGCCCTCACCACGCCTGAAGAACGCAAAATTGAAATGGCCCAACTGCGCCATGTGTCAGCGAAAGAAAAAATCCTGTTCCCGCTGGCGGTGCTGTTTTTAACCATTCTGTTTTTGCCATCAGCCACACCATTGGTGGGTATGTTCTGCTTTGGTAATTTAATGAAGGAGTGCGGGGTTGTTGAGCGCTTAAGCAAGACCGCGCAGAACGAACTGATTAACATTGTTACGATTTTCCTCGGTCTGGCCGTGGGCTCTAAGTTATCCGCCGATAAATTTCTGACTGTTGAAACTCTGGGGATTTTAGGTTTAGGCGCAGTGGCCTTTGCGATTGGTACGGCCACCGGGGTGCTGATGGCAAAAGCCATGAGCAAGGCCAGTGGCGGCACAATTAATCCGCTTATTGGCGCGGCAGGTGTCTCTGCGGTACCGATGGCTGCACGGGTGGTGAATAAAGTTGGCCTGGAGGCGAATCCGCATAACTTCCTGCTGATGCATGCTATGGGCCCTAACGTCGCTGGTGTTCTGGGATCAGCGGTTGCTGCCGGTGTGTTGTTAGCGCTGGTAGGCTAG
- a CDS encoding peptide ABC transporter ATP-binding protein, whose translation MPLLDIKNLTLEINTGTQSIKALDKINLTVNSGEIRALVGESGSGKSLIVQAIAGATPPNWTITADRMSWNGNNLLSMSEQQRRQILRKDIGVVFQNALASLDPSVTLGEQLEESLPDQLVEGNWFWQRKQSRRKVVINTVHKVGIKDHEHYLRAYPHQIPTDIGQKLMLAMALISQPKMLIADDPTRGMETTTKVQVLKLLSRLNQTRSLGILFVSHDLLAIASMSDTMTVLYCGQTVESGRMKNIRKRPLHPYTKALLDSAPSFTKDLPPKSELPTLAGTIPTLQHLPIGCRLGPRCPRAQRDCVNVPAVRKIHDHSYSCHFPLHRDKT comes from the coding sequence ATGCCATTGCTGGATATTAAAAATCTGACCCTCGAAATTAACACCGGAACCCAATCAATCAAAGCATTGGATAAAATCAATCTTACGGTTAATTCGGGTGAAATTCGTGCGCTGGTTGGCGAATCCGGCTCGGGAAAAAGCCTAATCGTTCAGGCGATTGCTGGTGCAACACCGCCAAATTGGACCATTACTGCTGACCGCATGAGTTGGAATGGCAACAATTTGCTGTCTATGTCAGAGCAACAACGGCGGCAAATTCTACGTAAAGACATTGGCGTGGTGTTTCAGAATGCGCTGGCGTCTCTGGATCCATCCGTCACCCTGGGTGAGCAATTAGAAGAGTCGTTACCCGACCAGCTGGTTGAAGGAAACTGGTTCTGGCAGCGCAAACAATCTCGGCGCAAGGTGGTGATAAATACGGTCCACAAAGTAGGTATCAAAGATCATGAGCACTACCTGCGGGCCTACCCACACCAAATTCCTACCGATATAGGGCAAAAGCTGATGCTGGCAATGGCGTTAATCAGCCAGCCTAAAATGCTCATCGCCGATGATCCGACCCGGGGCATGGAAACCACCACCAAGGTGCAGGTATTAAAATTATTGTCCCGCCTTAACCAGACACGATCGCTGGGGATTTTATTTGTCAGCCACGATTTATTAGCCATTGCCAGCATGTCAGACACCATGACCGTGCTGTACTGTGGGCAAACCGTGGAATCGGGCAGAATGAAAAATATCCGCAAGCGCCCTTTACACCCTTACACCAAAGCATTGCTCGACAGCGCGCCAAGTTTTACCAAAGATTTGCCGCCTAAGTCTGAATTGCCAACCCTGGCCGGGACCATACCGACCTTGCAACATTTACCCATCGGCTGTCGCCTTGGCCCCCGATGCCCAAGAGCACAGCGAGACTGCGTTAACGTACCTGCCGTACGTAAAATTCACGACCACAGCTACAGCTGTCATTTTCCGTTACACAGAGATAAGACATGA
- a CDS encoding ABC transporter permease subunit: protein MSRFSLYDDEAHPSPWQQTWQAFKSSHIALLGLALLMLFVFFAFFAPLVTPYDPNYQNTEALLIPPSWAANGSITHLFGTDALGRDLFSRIMYGCRVTFGTSLLVVIIAMVIGVTIGTIAGTLRGVRSSIINHLLDALMAIPTLLIAIIIVGILGSGLVNSMWAITLALIPQFIHHTRSFVRGEMKKDYIQSSTLDGANHWQVFYHSILPNMIEMLVVQGTLALSVAILDISALGFLNLGAQPPLPELGAILATGLDAGYLAPWNVAIPGITIFLMVLSITIVGDGLRSALRKRVNR, encoded by the coding sequence GTGTCACGATTTAGCCTCTACGATGATGAAGCACATCCGTCGCCCTGGCAGCAGACCTGGCAGGCGTTTAAGTCGAGCCATATTGCCCTGCTGGGTTTGGCCTTGCTCATGTTGTTTGTGTTTTTTGCCTTTTTCGCGCCATTGGTAACCCCTTACGATCCGAATTATCAGAATACCGAAGCCTTGTTGATTCCGCCGAGTTGGGCTGCCAATGGCTCTATTACCCATCTTTTTGGCACCGATGCCCTGGGCCGGGATTTATTTTCCCGCATCATGTACGGATGCCGAGTCACTTTTGGTACCAGTCTGTTAGTGGTTATTATAGCGATGGTGATAGGCGTCACCATTGGCACCATCGCCGGCACCCTCAGAGGCGTGCGCTCAAGCATTATTAATCACTTACTCGACGCATTGATGGCCATTCCCACGCTGCTCATCGCTATTATCATCGTCGGTATTTTAGGCAGTGGTCTGGTGAACAGCATGTGGGCGATTACCCTGGCGTTGATTCCGCAGTTTATTCATCACACGCGGTCCTTTGTTCGTGGTGAAATGAAAAAAGACTATATACAATCCTCGACACTCGATGGCGCCAATCACTGGCAGGTGTTTTATCACTCAATTTTACCCAACATGATCGAAATGCTGGTTGTACAGGGCACTTTGGCGCTGTCGGTTGCCATTCTTGATATCAGCGCTCTGGGCTTTTTAAACCTCGGCGCTCAGCCGCCGCTGCCAGAGCTCGGTGCTATTCTTGCGACCGGTCTTGATGCCGGCTATTTGGCCCCCTGGAATGTGGCGATACCTGGGATTACGATTTTCTTAATGGTACTCTCCATTACTATCGTCGGTGACGGGCTTCGCTCCGCGCTTAGAAAACGGGTAAATCGCTAA
- a CDS encoding ATP-binding cassette domain-containing protein: MSQILDVSGLTFRHSGKKHWLKKPEIFALGPIDMQVMKGETIAIIGQNRSGKSLLAKMLAGAVEPDAGTIRLLERKYWSVKHRNARKKADITGIRMIFQHSSESMNPGISVGQILDEPLRLNSSLSESQRKDLIADTLVKVGLLREHFYFYRHMLSDGQQQRVSLARAILPDPKVLIADEPFAALDPTIRSQTVNLILRLQKEMGLAFVFISHNLGIVRHIADRVIVMDNGQIIESGKTETIFRWPQHEMTKKLVLSYQSLVPQQTLR; this comes from the coding sequence ATGAGCCAGATCCTTGATGTCAGTGGTTTAACTTTTCGTCACAGCGGTAAAAAACACTGGCTTAAAAAGCCGGAGATATTCGCTTTAGGTCCCATCGATATGCAGGTGATGAAAGGCGAAACCATTGCCATCATAGGTCAAAACCGTTCTGGTAAGTCACTGCTGGCCAAGATGCTCGCCGGCGCCGTTGAACCAGACGCGGGGACTATTCGGCTACTGGAAAGAAAATACTGGTCGGTAAAGCATCGTAACGCCCGTAAAAAAGCCGATATCACTGGCATCCGGATGATTTTTCAGCATAGCAGTGAGTCGATGAATCCGGGCATTTCAGTGGGCCAGATTCTGGATGAACCGCTACGGCTAAACTCCTCGCTGTCTGAATCGCAGCGCAAGGATCTCATTGCCGATACATTGGTAAAAGTGGGCTTACTCAGAGAGCATTTTTATTTTTACCGTCACATGCTGTCAGATGGCCAACAACAGCGTGTGTCGCTGGCGCGCGCCATATTACCTGATCCCAAGGTATTAATCGCCGATGAGCCCTTTGCCGCACTGGATCCCACCATTCGCTCGCAAACGGTCAACCTTATTTTGCGGTTACAAAAAGAAATGGGCCTGGCCTTTGTGTTTATTTCGCATAACTTAGGTATTGTCAGGCACATTGCCGACCGGGTCATAGTGATGGATAACGGCCAGATTATAGAAAGCGGCAAAACCGAGACCATCTTTCGATGGCCTCAGCATGAAATGACAAAAAAACTGGTGCTGTCTTATCAGTCGCTGGTCCCTCAGCAAACCTTACGCTAA